A genomic region of Fusarium oxysporum Fo47 chromosome VI, complete sequence contains the following coding sequences:
- a CDS encoding uncharacterized protein (expressed protein): MVFFLPPSLILLNTFSTGCVSIKYHTIPCKEHLERTLILFAIRHLCRIVTSSNSCAIWWTWRPHILLLHRPLRHATATVVSHHQTRRRAHRKRLS, encoded by the coding sequence ATGGTTTTCTTTTTACCGCCATCCCTTATCTTATTGAACACGTTCTCAACTGGTTGTGTCTCCATCAAATACCACACAATACCCTGCAAAGAACACTTAGAAAGAACCTTAATCCTCTTCGCGATAAGGCACCTTTGCCGAATAGTAACTTCATCGAATAGTTGCGCAATTTGGTGGACATGGCGACCTCACATTCTTCTGCTACATCGACCACTCCGTCACGCAACGGCAACCGTCGTGTCACATCACCAGACACGACGTCGTGCACATCGCAAGCGCCTGTCGTGA
- a CDS encoding uncharacterized protein (expressed protein): MHPILTSNAVKTALMTLWPKAFSEPHYLPEFHLYFGGLVYRNAVPAQILWNFPSDEAKSSYSSFRSVSTQFPPNQSPTNLPMICYIGKTQLASVRNNSFRLACGPGRPWNEPVFRIQQLRARMLVPSNSDHDAHFVGVFLGMAQKHFYPSPPITGRRDLRISPEQGILPCPNFHDLKLRILTHDTDTLEFIVHTGYVTKEFLEKFHDPFKAPLDDDNAAVSGLKIEYTRVPIWPILGLRERLGKALGQEVVGAFNPGEIETWEKERGE; the protein is encoded by the coding sequence ATGCACCCTATCCTCACTTCCAATGCCGTCAAGACAGCCCTCATGACGCTATGGCCTAAAGCCTTTAGTGAGCCGCATTACTTACCCGAATTCCATCTATACTTTGGCGGTCTCGTTTATCGTAATGCTGTGCCCGCGCAGATCTTGTGGAATTTCCCTTCTGATGAGGCAAAGTCTTCCTACTCTTCCTTCAGATCAGTCTCAACGCAGTTCCCTCCAAATCAAAGCCCTACTAATCTACCCATGATCTGCTATATTGGCAAGACCCAGCTGGCGTCAGTCCGAAACAACTCATTTCGCCTTGCATGTGGCCCAGGGAGACCATGGAACGAGCCCGTGTTTCGTATCCAGCAACTCAGGGCTCGCATGCTCGTGCCTTCAAATTCAGATCACGATGCGCACTTCGTGGGCGTATTTTTAGGGATGGCGCAGAAGCACTTTTACCCTTCCCCACCTATCACTGGCAGACGTGACTTACGAATATCCCCAGAGCAAGGCATCCTCCCGTGCCCTAACTTTCACGACCTCAAATTGAGGATCCTCACCCACGACACGGACACATTGGAGTTTATTGTCCACACTGGATACGTAACAAAGGAATTTTTGGAAAAGTTCCACGACCCGTTCAAGGCGCCGCTCGACGATGACAATGCTGCCGTTTCAGGCCTCAAGATCGAATACACAAGGGTTCCCATTTGGCCGATTCTAGGCCTACGAGAGAGACTTGGCAAAGCCTTAGGCCAGGAAGTTGTTGGTGCCTTTAATCCAGGAGAGATAGAAACATGGGAGAAAGAACGCGGGGAATAG
- a CDS encoding uncharacterized protein (expressed protein), producing the protein MHLLLLTPQKNKDSPRIVLVCSVMRNGSKSRLLVDAEGTRSYMTTNSWHIPNAPVPTGIAASAA; encoded by the exons ATGCATCTACTTCTGCTAACACCTCAGAAGAACAAAGACAGCCCCAGAATAGTGCTGGTATGTTCTGTAATGCGAAATGGATCCAAGTCTCGATTGCTTGTG GATGCTGAGGGCACAAGATCATA TATGACGACCAATAGCTGGCATATTCCCAATGCACCAGTTCCGACCGGGATTGCCGCTTCGGCAGCATAA